A part of Leishmania panamensis strain MHOM/PA/94/PSC-1 chromosome 34 sequence genomic DNA contains:
- a CDS encoding hypothetical protein (TriTrypDB/GeneDB-style sysID: LpmP.34.1930) has product MLASPSSKVSLVQETAELLRSSAAAPGSSTVDPPKVIKGIGIPTASVAYPFDVLSSDEVLNKLTVLIVDFDSVVHECLRVLQCCAQAKRPVQSPLSSSSSVPELSISCESASSAVPPMRRRLGGCTLCSALECAATNAPLLPSLTLLLRLFLEKLCAVIRMKKVQAELVLGNCGDSLRQLNELSLSDHGERRCHDDDHHGHRSSHNYFEAALASGRTSSPSSPPSSSPAVTTLLSSLRGVEEIALWLEVYQAVVSFMWGDGGDVLSLTSLYVTDSSGWCGAIDRCRNGWLKNPKTLAQQAFPILCSSDHRAFFTSVSADALLSFWSSWCASETARLCGGGDLLPPRYFFGFDCSGKLPPSDAASLGSALVGAGAAGAGVGCVCDNAVPLYFRHGPSVARRLGLRSSAYLPALYALLTVHDSTVATASKMNGIGSEVAGSDVHPLVTRAAALVNQHCGVLHVDLLLEWLGERGARDKVVDPKGAEQADACDNASDLGLVLWEAQTALGEVSTEEAFPSMFQLAPVWVGMSWKYAGPPRLWCALSRVTHDIVATEQPAPSTTPSYARTETATPPYPYLTALRTVLSLTYYPSRPSSPALPPELLSLSLSCLPLRLCIASAVRSLFSECAMAESREDVSNPVAITTRVSSALSLAVPLTCALADPHIGVVDVVAAAATAREDERCDDAQATPSTEWFQACLTRGALDDVRQYVRPAAQLTAVAIAALWRARLWTCEVCLRFFVLFLSYLESASPKPAPQLLSPLCMVGESSLDQRGNNGGIVMSEGDSNSDKVIGVSQDEVEVWWHAVSCFTVLHSLTTSISQAARNSVTMVGGSAMPSHGLSSIFSGCLPDATYGAADRLAFVSFLRGYGLLLTRGKARDEVGIGEPDIVEAETEVKSGGGEAAAAVHGREHLSPLPSVLPPSRLMSLMKRLQCPFALMDEVVHLHRILTTMAATPTP; this is encoded by the coding sequence ATGCTTGCATCTCCAAGTTCAAAGGTGTCTCTGGTTCAAGAGACGGCAGAGCTTCTCCGCTCGTCGGCCGCTGCACCTGGCAGCTCGACAGTTGACCCTCCAAAAGTCATAAAGGGCATTGGTATCCCTACCGCCAGTGTCGCGTACCCCTTCGACGTGCTTTCCTCCGATGAGGTCTTGAACAAACTGACGGTGCTGATCGTGGACTTCGACAGCGTTGTCCATGAGTGTCTACGGGTACTTCAGTGCTGTGCGCAGGCTAAGCGACCGGTGCAATCTCCATTGTCATCTTCCTCGTCAGTGCCGGAGCTCTCAATCTCGTGTGAGTCCGCGAGCTCTGCTGTGCCACCGATGCGCAGAAGATTAGGCGGATGCAcgctctgcagcgccttggAGTGTGCTGCCACGAACGCGCCTCTGTTGCCATCGCTtacgttgctgctgcgcctcttcttgGAGAAGCTGTGTGCAGTCATACGCATGAAGAAGGTGCAGGCGGAGTTGGTTCTCGGTAACTGCGGTGACAGTCTTCGACAACTGAATgagctttctctctctgatcACGGGGAGAGACGCtgccacgacgacgaccaccaTGGCCACAGAAGCTCACACAATTATTTTGAGGCTGCTCTTGCGTCAGGTCGaacttcttctccctcatccCCACCGTCGTCTTCTCCAGCGGTGACAACGCTGCTTTCCTCGTTGCGCGGCGTTGAAGAGATAGCGCTGTGGCTGGAGGTGTATCAGGCGGTGGTCTCTTTTATGTggggtgacggcggcgatgtgcTGTCGCTCACGTCGTTGTACGTCACCGATAGCTCAGGGTGGTGCGGCGCCATCGATCGTTGCAGGAACGGCTGGCTCAAGAACCCAAAGACGTTGGCACAGCAGGCGTTCCCGATCCTGTGCTCGAGCGACCACCGCGCATTCTTTACCTCCGTTAGTGCTGACGCGTTACTGTCTTTTTGGTCGTCCTGGTGTGCCTCAGAGACAGCGCGACtgtgcggcggaggcgattTACTGCCACCGAGATATTTCTTTGGCTTTGATTGCAGCGGAAAGCTGCCGCCAAGCGATGCCGCTAGTTTGGGGAGCGCCCTTGTCGGggccggtgctgccggcgcTGGCGTTGGGTGTGTATGCGATAACGCAGTGCCTCTGTACTTTCGTCACGGGCCATCTGTGGCACGGCGGCTGGGGTTGCGCTCCTCTGCGTACTTACCAGCATTGTACGCCCTCCTCACCGTGCACGATTCCACCGTCGCGACTGCCTCGAAGATGAACGGGATAGGCAGCGAGGTGGCGGGGTCGGATGTGCATCCGCTCGTGACCCGCGCTGCGGCTCTCGTGAACCAGCACTGCGGTGTGCTACATGTGGATTTGCTTTTGGAGTGgttgggggagagaggggcccGTGACAAGGTGGTGGATCCGAAAGGAGCAGAGCAGGCAGACGCGTGCGACAATGCATCGGATCTTGGCTTGGTACTCTGGGAGGCGCAGACTGCACTCGGTGAGGTTTCCACCGAGGAGGCGTTCCCGTCGATGTTTCAGCTCGCGCCTGTCTGGGTCGGTATGTCGTGGAAGTACGCGGGCCCACCGCGTTTGTGGTGCGCTCTGAGCCGAGTAACTCATGACATAGTTGCCACAGAGCAACCGGCGCCTAGCACCACGCCTTCGTATGCCCGCACCGAAACTGCTACACCTCCATACCCGTACTTGACAGCTCTACGGACCGTTCTTAGTCTTACGTATTATCCATCACGACCGTCATCACCAGCGCTACCGCCCGAGCTGCTCTCATTGTCCCTTTCTTGTCTCCCCCTTCGATTGTGTATCGCGAGCGCCGTGCGCTCCTTGTTCAGTGAGTGCGCCATGGCAGAGTCTAGGGAAGATGTCAGCAACCCAGTAGCCATCACCACTCGTGTGTCGTCGGCGCTCTCGCTGGCTGTTCCTCTCACATGCGCTCTGGCAGACCCGCATATTGGTGTTGTGGATGtagtggctgcagcggcaacagcacgGGAAGATGAGAGATGTGATGATGCACAAGCAACTCCATCGACTGAGTGGTTTCAAGCTTGCCTGACACGCGGCGCACTGGATGATGTGCGCCAGTATGTCAGaccagcggcgcagctcacgGCGGTGGCCATcgctgcgctgtggcgcgcCCGACTTTGGACGTGCGAGGTCTGCCTCCGCTTCTTTGTGCTTTTCCTCAGTTATCTGGAGTCGGCATCCCCAAAGCCGGCGCCTCAGTTGTTGTCGCCGCTGTGTATGGTCGGCGAGTCTTCCCTTGACCAGAGGGGCAACAATGGTGGCATAGTTATGAGCGAGGGGGACTCGAATAGCGATAAAGTGATCGGGGTAAGCCAagacgaggtggaggtgtgGTGGCACGCGGTGTCGTGCTTCACAGTGCTGCACTCCCTCACTACTTCCATCTCCCAAGCCGCGAGAAACTCGGTGACAATGGTGGGCGGGAGCGCGATGCCATCGCACGGCCTCTCGAGTATCTTCTCCGGCTGCCTCCCTGACGCGACCTACGGAGCTGCAGACCGGCTCGCATTCGTGTCCTTTCTTCGTGGCTATGGTTTGCTGCTCACTCGCGGGAAGGCACGCGATGAGGTGGGTATTGGGGAGCCGGATATCGTGGAGGCTGAGACGGAGGTCaaaagcggcggcggggaggcggcggcggcggtgcacggGAGGGAGCATTtatcgccgctgccgtcggtgctgccgcccaGTCGGCTAATGTCTTTGATGAAGCGACTGCAGTGCCCCTTTGCCCTGATGGACGAGGTGGTACACCTGCATCGTATCTTGACTACAATGGCGGCAACCCCCACTCCGTGA
- a CDS encoding hypothetical protein (TriTrypDB/GeneDB-style sysID: LpmP.34.1940): MASTGTYIAEWFRHHLSSVVTFQKQFVDDVSEKVKEQKAQFDRHARETKERAVQLHLDELEEKYLCCVCGRGGEIREDDELVYSTYSMIELPPREMLEAAVREELADAEMSDERIKQQQRMLTFRQRRSQKSSTKPAATYDSDTSSDSSSDASVAPSGGRPERTKKGKHQRRKHRSSQHKRAKSSSQRHVVSWPRRQREESEDQHFDYDVREKHTTLDTSKPNTQKSLSSENPPARSVTACSGAMAIQTSDIAVMDPDMVGPLDVRNTVYKIQHAVLHKEARVRRKSVVVHKDKGLMTIEESEIEMFSHFFQRPVHGYLCTACYTCARRRLDTLTQQIRAILFKAEHPILRRLPAKELEALMTGNQVPATFIQSILAVQRRWARLMDEQRMELHRAEAGAGPAQGPTCAFAAEERARGTSQENDATTLMTALPDESILILREEVRCGACQRRLACFFEPKSVLFLCQFCTARDRFYREHAVCINDEAMPLTLTHLLQSLALYYRGTHQQMELRQAPLSAIPEAQTDLFPLTKIMRETEGLFACQAPAVANADLQGCQRVAEVEPTLSAETSTHGTEVPVARPCTSAASTRWVSGSAVPLQELRERVGRTMISLFDGVQVEGSGVNLFKNTASASSASSVSDLFQSAPVPQPPLLPKDGSSVGQGGARAAEHLLGNGSTAASAPPAAIV; encoded by the coding sequence ATGGCTTCCACCGGCACTTACATAGCGGAGTGGTTTCGCCACCACCTTTCTTCTGTTGTAACCTTTCAGAAGCAGTTTGTAGATGATGTCTCTGAGAAGGTAAAGGAGCAGAAGGCTCAGTTTGACCGACACGCCCGCGAAACGAAGGAGCGGGCagtgcagctccacctggATGAGCTGGAAGAGAAATACCTCTGTTGCGTAtgcggaagaggcggtgaAATACGAGAGGACGATGAGCTGGTATACAGCACGTATTCCATGATCGAGTTGCCGCCCCGGGAGATGCtagaggcagcggtgcgcgagGAACTTGCCGACGCTGAGATGTCGGACGAACGcatcaagcagcagcaacgcatgCTTACTTTTCGGCAGCGTCGCTCTCAAAAGTCCTCTACGAAGCCAGCAGCCACGTACGACAGTGACACCAGCAGTGATTCCTCCTCTGACGCTTCCGTTGCACCATCTGGCGGGCGTCCTGAGAGAAcgaagaagggaaagcaCCAGCGAAGAAAGCATAGGTCTTCTCAGCACAAGCGGGCCAAGTCATCCTCTCAACGCCATGTGGTGTCTTGGCCGCGGCGCCAGCGTGAAGAGTCAGAAGACCAGCACTTCGACTACGATGTCCGAGAGAAGCACACCACCCTCGACACCTCTAAACCGAACACCCAAAAGTCGCTTTCTTCGGAGAATCCACCCGCACGCTCTGTAACAGCATGTAGTGGTGCGATGGCGATCCAGACTTCGGACATCGCGGTGATGGACCCCGATATGGTCGGTCCGCTCGATGTGCGAAACACGGTTTACAAGATTCAAcacgcggtgctgcacaagGAGGCCCGTGTGCGCCGCAAATCTGTAGTGGTGCACAAGGACAAGGGTCTGATGACGATTGAGGAGTCGGAGATCGAGATGTTTTCGCACTTTTTTCAGCGCCCAGTTCACGGGTATTTGTGCACGGCATGCTACACGTGTGCCCGACGTCGCCTTGACACTCTCACGCAGCAGATCCGTGCCATCCTCTTTAAAGCAGAGCATCCGATTCTACGCCGGTTGCCGGCTAAAGAGCTGGAGGCTTTGATGACTGGCAATCAGGTACCAGCTACCTTCATTCAGAGCATTTTGGCCGTTCAGAGGCGGTGGGCTCGGCTCATGGACGAGCAGCGGATGGAGTTGCATCGCGCAGAGGCCGGCGCAGGCCCGGCGCAGGGTCCCACCTGTGCTTTTGCGGCCGAAGAACGCGCGAGGGGGACGTCGCAGGAGAACGACGCAACGACCCTGATGACAGCTTTGCCCGACGAGAGCATTCTGATCCTCCGTGAGGAGGTGCGATGTGGCgcctgccagcgccgcctggcgTGCTTTTTCGAGCCCAAGTccgttctctttctctgccaGTTTTGCACTGCCCGAGATCGCTTTTACCGCGAGCACGCCGTGTGCATCAACGATGAGGCAATGCCTCTGACTCTGACGCATCTCTTGCAGAGTTTGGCGCTCTACTACCGTGGCACTCATCAGCAAATGGAGCTCCGCCAAGCACCGCTGTCAGCCATTCCAGAAGCACAAACTGACTTATTCCCACTCACGAAGATTATGCGTGAAACAGAGGGTCTGTTTGCGTGCCAGGCCCCGGCTGTCGCCAACGCCGATCTTCAGGGCTGCCAAAGGGTTGCCGAGGTGGAGCCGACGCTCAGCGCTGAAACCTCCACGCACGGTACTGAGGTGCCCGTTGCAAGGCCATGCACTTCAGCGGCCTCAACACGCTGGGTAAGTGGGTCGGCAGTACCACTTCAGGAACTGCGCGAACGGGTTGGAAGGACGATGATCAGCCTATTCGATGGAGTCCAGGTGGAGGGGTCGGGAGTGAATCTTTTCAAGAACACTGCTTCGGCGTCTTCTGCATCCAGTGTTTCGGATCTGTTCCAGTCTGCTCCAGtaccgcagccgccgctctTACCAAAGGACGGGAGTTCGGTTGGGCAAGGTGGCGCGCGTGCCGCAGAACATTTGCTGGGCAAtggcagcacagcagcatcggCACCGCCTGCCGCCATTGTATAG
- a CDS encoding hypothetical protein (TriTrypDB/GeneDB-style sysID: LpmP.34.1950) — protein sequence MTRLAVQLISAQPDDPEDFLWARLEARSFSEDVTHDVAFSAGGYPVVRPEDPTQVSLLKDIPVTSPGYVVATGLLPLLFARKPVDPIIYLFYHIGSRARSSAAQSVHSSTRHLHFDDEEENGFDVESCTSREFDDDSNFAADDTAEVGSAGGSISMIPLQRKGSLGSLFDSAASPTAQLPRRRSDRSDNVRHRLSQSAAMPRSGSTRRNTTGATRTSRDTTATQPLPKELAALSGSSSALKRVSVAQQDGKQRSPMHSHHDNSAGSAADIGSSAPRPQRIPSGSAAANTLHCIESDERARVCSEFEVLRLREELRLERLQHEVRTLTRECEYRKQVALLNRTDRMADRAAAMAQEALEEAHKYRAFLCAQIDQLEVEQQRQLRLVSQHLGQPSPSLSAAGVSQLPSPISGYRLGAEAPLRYAESQVPSELDILKKQVELLTMEQVRARSMGYGVTPGYAAAAPHTTWLPISVAGATESARASYIK from the coding sequence ATGACGCGcttggcggtgcagctcatAAGTGCTCAGCCCGACGACCCGGAGGACTTTCTATGGGCTCGTCTAGAAGCACGCAGCTTCAGCGAAGACGTGACGCACGATGTAGCGTTCTCCGCCGGCGGTTACCCAGTTGTGCGCCCCGAGGACCCGACGCAGGTGAGCCTGCTAAAGGATATTCCAGTGACGTCCCCAGGCTACGTGGTAGCAACGggtctgctgccgctgctctttgCAAGAAAGCCGGTGGACCCAATCATCTACCTTTTTTATCACATTGGCAGTCGCGCACGTTCCAGCGCTGCCCAGTCGGTGCACTCCTCCACACGGCACCTGCACTTCGatgatgaggaggagaacgggTTTGATGTCGAGAGCTGCACCTCCCGAGAGTTTGATGATGACAGCAACTTCGCAGCCGATGACACCGCCGAGGTGGGCAGCGCCGGTGGCTCAATCTCAATGATCCCTCTTCAGCGGAAAGGCTCTTTGGGCAGTCTATTCGACAGCGCGGCTTCGCCCACCGCGCAgttgccgcgccgccgctcggATCGGTCAGACAACGTGCGTCATCGCCTGTCCCAGAGCGCGGCAATGcctcgcagcggcagcacacggCGCAACACGACGGGTGCAACGCGCACGTCGCGGGACACAACTGCTACACAGCCCCTTCCGAAAGAGCTCGCCGCCCTCAGCGGGAGTAGCTCGGCGCTGAAGCGCGTTAGTGTTGCACAGCAAGATGGGAAGCAGCGTTCGCCGATGCACAGCCATCATGACAACAGCGCCGGGTCGGCGGCTGATATTGGCAGCAGTGCCCCTCGACCCCAGCGAATTCCCTCAGGTAGTGCTGCCGCCAACACGCTGCACTGCATCGAGTCCGacgagcgcgcgcgtgtgtgcagcgAATTCGAGgtcctgcgcctgcgcgaggagctgcggctcGAGCGTCTGCAACACGAAGTCCGCACCCTCACACGAGAGTGCGAGTACCGCAAGCAGGTGGCGCTCTTGAACAGAACAGACCGCATGGCCGAccgtgccgctgccatgGCGCAAGAGGCACTCGAAGAAGCGCACAAGTACCGGGCCTTCCTGTGCGCTCAGATTGACCAACtagaggtggagcagcagcggcagctacGACTGGTTTCGCAGCACTTGGGCCAgccgtcgccctctctctctgctgcggGGGTGTCCCAGCTTCCATCACCGATCTCAGGATACCGTCTTGGTGCTGAGGCCCCGTTGCGGTACGCGGAGTCGCAAGTGCCAAGTGAGCTGGATATCTTGAAGAagcaggtggagctgctcacAATGGAGCAGGTACGCGCACGGAGTATGGGGTATGGCGTGACCCCTGGCTACGCGGCAGCCGCTCCGCATACAACGTGGCTCCCTATCTCTGTGGCGGGGGCCACCGAGTCAGCACGTGCGTCCTACATAAAGTAA
- a CDS encoding vesicle-associated membrane protein, putative (TriTrypDB/GeneDB-style sysID: LpmP.34.1960) gives MRLYGLLILKPYPKGFEKDPVICCSAVDVSSFGFFQRSSAREFIVFLSRTVARRVALGAKTQITENGNVVYAYATLDGLVAIAVSDIEYNARVAFTLLTELVPQFQQTFRGKYESVGGKADEFLHWPYLNETLEKYQRPEEVDKILRIKRDIEDTKVIMYNAIDQIIERGQKIDDLVAQSEDLGMASKTFYTQAKQTNSGCCAVL, from the coding sequence ATGAGGCTCTATGGCTTGCTGATTCTGAAGCCCTACCCGAAGGGGTTTGAGAAGGACCCGGTCATCTGCTGTAGCGCTGTCGACGTCAGCTCCTTTGGTTTCTTCCAGCGCAGCTCTGCCCGCGAGTTCATTGTGTTTCTCTCCCGCACGGTGGCTAGGCGGGTAGCCCTCGGCGCCAAGACGCAGATAACAGAAAATGGGAATGTTGTGTACGCGTATGCGACGCTGGACGGTCTCGTGGCAATCGCGGTGAGTGATATCGAGTACAACGCTCGTGTCGCCTTCACACTCCTGACGGAGTTGGTGCCGCAGTTCCAGCAGACGTTCCGTGGTAAGTACGAATCCGTGGGGGGCAAGGCCGATGAGTTTCTGCACTGGCCTTACCTCAACGAGACCCTGGAAAAGTATCAGAGGccagaggaggtggacaaGATCCTGCGGATCAAGCGTGACATCGAGGACACAAAGGTGATTATGTACAATGCAATCGACCAAATTATCGAACGGGGGCAGAAAATCGATGACCTAGTGGCACAGAGCGAGGATCTTGGCATGGCTAGCAAGACATTTTACACCCAAGCGAAGCAGACAAACTCagggtgctgcgccgtaCTATGA
- a CDS encoding hypothetical protein (TriTrypDB/GeneDB-style sysID: LpmP.34.1970) — MAMGCSTEVGEDAGSLGHQRSDEESEFNEGDWEEGEEQDDEFSDETQEGEEEEEEEDEVEEEEAEKERRSSGSSDGDEDADSEGAKGRQEQEGQEEGDSGSNGVLEDDVKTVPPVTTAIGNSGTFAAASLFADLSVGAGSKGSVFGTLATSVEVPPSPQLPTAPSAFSASPLATAPPPQPFSARTTNPFPGPIALQEQKPLNAAPASPFQPAVASAAALQQQQDTITGSLYFVDFERSLGQKLSSSEWHRARSKDGETQDVKRALARYDLVLPTDKFDEQIEKALYGN, encoded by the coding sequence ATGGCAATGGGTTGTTCTACCGAAGTAGGTGAGGACGCGGGGTCGCTAGGGCACCagcgcagcgacgaggagtCGGAGTTTAACGAGGGAGActgggaagagggggaggagcagGACGACGAGTTCAGCGACGAGACtcaggagggagaggaagaggaggaggaggaagacgaagtcgaggaggaagaggcggagaaggagcgccgcTCTAGCGGTTCTTCCGATGGAGACGAGGACGCGGACTCCGAGGGAGCGAAGGGGAGGCAGGAGCAGGAAGGCCAGGAAGAAGGCGATAGCGGTAGTAACGGCGTCTTGGAGGACGACGTCAAGACAGTGCCGCCAGTTACCACCGCCATTGGCAATAGCGGCACCTtcgctgcagcatcgctcTTCGCAGATCTGTCGGTGGGCGCGGGAAGTAAGGGCAGCGTGTTTGGCACTCTTGCCACCTCTGTCGAAGTGCCTCCGTCACCACAGCTACCAACTGCGCCTTCGGCATTCTCCGCTTCTCCCttggcaacggcgccgccgcctcagccATTTTCGGCAAGGACGACAAACCCTTTTCCCGGCCCCATTGCGTTGCAAGAGCAGAAGCCGTTAAACGCCGCCCCGGCCTCCCCCTTCCAGCCCGCCGTggcatcagctgcagctttgcagcagcagcaagacaCTATCACGGGCTCCCTTTACTTTGTGGATTTCGAACGGTCGCTTGGACAGAAGTTGTCAAGCAGTGAGTGGCACCGCGCTCGCAGCAAGGATGGAGAGACGCAGGACGTGAAACGCGCCCTGGCGCGGTACGACCTGGTGTTGCCAACCGATAAGTTTGATGAGCAGATCGAGAAGGCATTGTATGGGAACTGA
- a CDS encoding hypothetical protein (TriTrypDB/GeneDB-style sysID: LpmP.34.1980) produces MPAFTPSVPPLCPTPSSASSPAVLDDVKLQFVTEEVRRRFSAISMTDMLAVLSKLLTDSRICKCAEEQTGGAVKSDIHSFPLALQLKPTSASTHGGGKAISHLQQQASLSSSTANELNLRDKSTRSFEMNGVPMPNAPAASWLSQEWTTTVTSILENARQDRGPADVHCTVVDKVQLSINEWFANASAETAKSEGLHAAADPAACESPAWLATLTQVRRLAEDTCRSKYEAVYQRLCAEAEDEGDEGMTTPAYALRDDGSAVATSSLMTRQSVHRTATGPVGIPPFSLVIQCGRDGSGTEVTTPPLSIDLDARNSDTCSSTSERNSASFVVGCEWFQWVFLLQSPLACGSGPYPEPEDGGDVEAVAAEQQRWLQRHCAVQLLYPSKAGFSDGSDGSSGLRSAEAEYDLSEPRVVLSSLLGVAMRVWCRRHPHIVAQVRRLEEDTHPWRVHDGSLFWSAWPLRCPGAQGGCGPAAAGGSMPVPLLPGECFAHEPDAEDDDSVVDLLPAAR; encoded by the coding sequence ATGCCCGCTTTCACTCCCTCTGTGCCACCGCTTTGTCCGACCCCCAGCAGTGCCAGCAGCCCCGCGGTGCTGGACGATGTCAAGCTGCAGTTCGTGaccgaggaggtgcgcaggCGGTTCTCGGCCATCTCGATGACGGACATGCTCGCGGTACTGAGCAAGCTTCTGACGGATTCGCGCATCTGCAAGTGCGCTGAGGAGCAAACCGGCGGTGCCGTGAAGAGCGACATTCACAGCTTTCctcttgcgctgcagctgaagcCAACCAGCGCAAGTACTCACggtggagggaaagcgaTCAGTCACCTTCAGCAGCAGGCTAGCTTGAGCTCCTCCACGGCGAATGAGCTGAACCTGCGGGACAAGAGCACGAGGAGCTTTGAGATGAATGGGGTACCGATGCCTAACGCGCCGGCCGCTTCGTGGCTGAGCCAGGAATGgaccaccaccgtcacctccATCCTGGAGAACGCGCGTCAGGATCGTGGCCCCGCCGACGTACACTGCACCGTTGTGGATAAAGTGCAGCTGTCGATCAATGAATGGTTTGCGAACGCCAGCGCTGAGACGGCAAAGAGTGAGGGACTGCATGCCGCCGCTGACCCCGCTGCTTGCGAGTCCCCTGCATGGCTTGCGACTCTGAcgcaggtgcgccgcctGGCTGAAGACACGTGCCGCAGTAAATATGAGGCCGTGTATCAGCGACTCTGCGCCGAGGCTGAAGACGAGGGTGATGAGGGAATGACCACGCCAGCATATGCACTGCGcgatgacggcagcgctgtggcgacctcctccctcatGACGCGACAGTCGGTGCATCGTACCGCGACCGGACCCGTCGGCATACCGCCCTTCTCCCTTGTGATACAGTGCGGACGCGATGGAAGCGGAACGGAGGTAACAACGCCACCCCTCAGCATTGACCTTGACGCGCGCAACAGCgacacctgcagcagcacctcggaGAGGAACAGCGCTTCTTTCGTCGTCGGCTGCGAGTGGTTTCAGTGGGTCTTTCTTCTCCAAAGTCCGCTGGCGTGTGGGAGTGGGCCTTACCCTGAACCAGAAGACGGCGGGGATGTCGAagccgtcgcagcagagcagcagaggtggctACAACGGCACTGCGCCGTGCAGCTTCTGTACCCCTCCAAGGCCGGTTTCTCTGACGGCTCGGATGGGTCTTCGGGCCTGCGTTCTGCCGAGGCCGAGTATGATCTGAGTGAGCCGCGCGTCgtgctctcctcgctgcttgGGGTGGCCATGCGCGTATGGTGCCGTCGCCACCCGCACATCGTCGCGCAAGTGCGTCggctggaggaggacaccCACCCATGGCGCGTCCACGacggctctctcttttggtCCGCGTGGCCCCTCAGATGTCCGGGAGCGcagggtgggtgtgggcctgctgcggcgggcgGCTCGATGCCAGTCCCGCTCCTCCCGGGCGAGTGCTTCGCGCACGAACCggacgccgaggacgacgactcAGTGGTGGACCTTCTTCCTGCCGCGCGGTAg